The following are encoded together in the Salvia hispanica cultivar TCC Black 2014 chromosome 6, UniMelb_Shisp_WGS_1.0, whole genome shotgun sequence genome:
- the LOC125194445 gene encoding uncharacterized protein LOC125194445 isoform X1, giving the protein MGDFRSKSYKNEQLDSSYGYYGPNFGDSNANFKPNPNPSGMQDLRCYSASYASSSNGQLDIVVAGGGGGGGEQWKFKKGKSTNAADARSWTLTDPELQRKKRVASYKAYTVEGKVKGSFKKSFRWIKERIIRALTTEVVRRACPVTSN; this is encoded by the exons ATGGGGGATTTCAGATCCAAATCGTACAAAAACGAGCAGCTCGACAGCTCCTACGGCTACTACGGCCCCAATTTCGGCGACAGCAATGCCAATTTCAAGCCGAATCCAAACCCTAGCGGGATGCAGGATCTGCGGTGCTACAGCGCGTCGTACGCCTCCTCCTCCAACGGCCAGCTCGACATCGTCGTggccggcggcggcggcggcggaggagagCAGTGGAAGTTCAAAAAGGGGAAGTCAACGAATGCGGCGGATGCGAGAAGCTGGACTCTGACTGATCCGGAGCtgcagaggaagaagagagtTGCGAGCTACAAGGCTTACACGGTCGAGGGGAAAGTGAAGGGATCGTTTAAGAAGAGCTTTAGGTGGATCAAGGAGAG GATTATAAGGGCATTGACAACGGAGGTCGTACGTAGGGCTTGTCCCGTCACCTCGAACTAA
- the LOC125194444 gene encoding IQ domain-containing protein IQM4 produces MTLSQGLNTMSRKNAIKLVNCEPEKLVLETSLSFKGLVQDSRKVEGDEAVEGVADKLESCIDLPEPAIMFSPRPVSELDAAAVKLQKVYKSYRTRRNLADCAVVVEELWWKALDFAALKRSSVSFFDVEKPETAVSRWARARTRAAKVGKGLSKDEKAQKLALQHWLEAIDPRHRYGHNLHLYYDVWFKSESAQPFFYWLDVGDGKEVNLEKCPRTSLQKQCITYLGPKERESYEVVVEDGKLMYKASGVLVETIEGSKWIFVLSTTRTLYIGQKKKGLFQHSSFLAGGAITAAGRLVAHGGVLEAIWPYSGHYLPTEENFREFISFLEEHSVDLSDVKRCATDDDRPPVMSGANEENASQGSLSQQENATTHVEDVPSMEPVRDQDNKLEYSFAKRMSCKWSTGAGPRIGCVREYPTELQTRALEQVNLSPRVVSGGIGNYGPIPSPRPSPKLRLSPRVSYMGLPSPRTPMAAAH; encoded by the exons ATGACCTTATCACAAGGGCTCAACACCATGAGCAGGAAGAATGCAATAAAATTGGTGAATTGTGAGCCTGAGAAACTGGTTCTTGAAACCTCACTTTCATTCAAGGGCTTAGTTCAAGATTCAAGGAAAGTAGAAGGTGATGAGGCAGTTGAGGGTGTTGCTGATAAGTTGGAGTCTTGTATTGATCTCCCTGAGCCTGCTATAATGTTCTCTCCGCGCCCGGTCAGCGAGCTGGATGCGGCCGCGGTGAAGCTCCAGAAGGTGTACAAGAGCTACCGGACCAGGCGAAACCTTGCTGATTGTGCAGTTGTGGTGGAGGAGCTATG GTGGAAGGCCTTGGACTTTGCAGCTTTGAAACGGAGCTCTGTGTCGTTCTTTGATGTGGAGAAGCCGGAGACTGCTGTCTCGCGTTGGGCTAGAGCGCGCACCAGAGCTGCCAAG GTGGGGAAGGGGTTGTCTAAGGATGAAAAGGCTCAAAAACTTGCACTTCAACATTGGCTTGAAGCT ATCGATCCACGCCATCGCTATGGGCACAACTTGCATCTCTACTATGATGTGTGGTTCAAGAGCGAGAGCGCTCAGCCGTTCTTCTACTGGCTGGACGTTGGAGACGGGAAGGAAGTGAATCTCGAGAAATGCCCGAGGACCAGCCTGCAAAAGCAATGCATCACCTATCTAGGACCA AAGGAGAGGGAGTCGTACGAGGTCGTGGTTGAGGATGGGAAGCTTATGTACAAAGCAAGTGGTGTGTTGGTGGAGACCATCGAGGGGTCAAAGTGGATATTCGTTCTCAGCACGACGAGAACTCTGTACATCGGGCAAAAGAAGAAGGGCCTTTTCCAGCACTCGAGTTTCTTGGCTGGAGGAGCTATCACAGCTGCTGGGAGATTGGTGGCTCATGGTGGTGTTCTTGAG GCAATTTGGCCTTACAGTGGCCACTATCTTCCCACAGAAGAAAACTTCAGAGAGTTCATAAGCTTCCTCGAGGAGCACTCTGTCGATCTTTCAGACGTCAAG AGATGCGCGACGGATGATGACCGTCCTCCTGTCATGAGTGGTGCGAACGAGGAGAACGCATCACAGGGCAGCCTCAGCCAGCAAGAAAACGCCACGACACACGTTGAAGATGTTCCATCGATGGAGCCAGTACGTGATCAAGATAATAAGCTGGAATACAGCTTTGCCAAGCGTATGTCGTGCAAGTGGAGCACGGGGGCAGGGCCGAGGATCGGGTGCGTTAGGGAGTACCCAACGGAGCTACAAACACGAGCACTTGAACAGGTGAACCTTTCACCTCGGGTGGTGAGTGGAGGCATTGGCAACTATGGGCCGATCCCATCACCCCGGCCTAGTCCAAAGCTTCGACTTTCTCCTAGAGTTTCGTACATGGGACTGCCCAGTCCGAGGACTCCAATGGCTGCAGCTCACTGA
- the LOC125194445 gene encoding uncharacterized protein LOC125194445 isoform X2, producing MGDFRSKSYKNEQLDSSYGYYGPNFGDSNANFKPNPNPSGMQDLRCYSASYASSSNGQLDIVVAGGGGGGGEQWKFKKGKSTNAADARSWTLTDPELQRKKRVASYKAYTVEGKVKGSFKKSFRWIKERNVTALPSWRCLCRLLVL from the exons ATGGGGGATTTCAGATCCAAATCGTACAAAAACGAGCAGCTCGACAGCTCCTACGGCTACTACGGCCCCAATTTCGGCGACAGCAATGCCAATTTCAAGCCGAATCCAAACCCTAGCGGGATGCAGGATCTGCGGTGCTACAGCGCGTCGTACGCCTCCTCCTCCAACGGCCAGCTCGACATCGTCGTggccggcggcggcggcggcggaggagagCAGTGGAAGTTCAAAAAGGGGAAGTCAACGAATGCGGCGGATGCGAGAAGCTGGACTCTGACTGATCCGGAGCtgcagaggaagaagagagtTGCGAGCTACAAGGCTTACACGGTCGAGGGGAAAGTGAAGGGATCGTTTAAGAAGAGCTTTAGGTGGATCAAGGAGAG GAATGTTACCGCGCTTCCTAGTTGGCGTTGCTTGTGTCGTCTTCTGGTTTTGTAG
- the LOC125194445 gene encoding uncharacterized protein LOC125194445 isoform X4: MGDFRSKSYKNEQLDSSYGYYGPNFGDSNANFKPNPNPSGMQDLRCYSASYASSSNGQLDIVVAGGGGGGGEQWKFKKGKSTNAADARSWTLTDPELQRKKRVASYKAYTVEGKVKGSFKKSFRWIKERSDQNC, encoded by the exons ATGGGGGATTTCAGATCCAAATCGTACAAAAACGAGCAGCTCGACAGCTCCTACGGCTACTACGGCCCCAATTTCGGCGACAGCAATGCCAATTTCAAGCCGAATCCAAACCCTAGCGGGATGCAGGATCTGCGGTGCTACAGCGCGTCGTACGCCTCCTCCTCCAACGGCCAGCTCGACATCGTCGTggccggcggcggcggcggcggaggagagCAGTGGAAGTTCAAAAAGGGGAAGTCAACGAATGCGGCGGATGCGAGAAGCTGGACTCTGACTGATCCGGAGCtgcagaggaagaagagagtTGCGAGCTACAAGGCTTACACGGTCGAGGGGAAAGTGAAGGGATCGTTTAAGAAGAGCTTTAGGTGGATCAAGGAGAG ATCAGATCAGAACTGTTGA
- the LOC125194445 gene encoding uncharacterized protein LOC125194445 isoform X3, with product MGDFRSKSYKNEQLDSSYGYYGPNFGDSNANFKPNPNPSGMQDLRCYSASYASSSNGQLDIVVAGGGGGGGEQWKFKKGKSTNAADARSWTLTDPELQRKKRVASYKAYTVEGKVKGSFKKSFRWIKERDWHCVKMLI from the exons ATGGGGGATTTCAGATCCAAATCGTACAAAAACGAGCAGCTCGACAGCTCCTACGGCTACTACGGCCCCAATTTCGGCGACAGCAATGCCAATTTCAAGCCGAATCCAAACCCTAGCGGGATGCAGGATCTGCGGTGCTACAGCGCGTCGTACGCCTCCTCCTCCAACGGCCAGCTCGACATCGTCGTggccggcggcggcggcggcggaggagagCAGTGGAAGTTCAAAAAGGGGAAGTCAACGAATGCGGCGGATGCGAGAAGCTGGACTCTGACTGATCCGGAGCtgcagaggaagaagagagtTGCGAGCTACAAGGCTTACACGGTCGAGGGGAAAGTGAAGGGATCGTTTAAGAAGAGCTTTAGGTGGATCAAGGAGAG AGACTGGCATTGTGTGAAAATGTTGATTTGA
- the LOC125196965 gene encoding cyclin-L1-1 isoform X1, producing the protein MIYTAIDTFYLSEEQLKSSPSRKDGIDEATETTLRIYGCDLIQESGILLKLPQAVMATGQVLFHRFYCKKSFARFNVKRVAASCLWLATKLEESPRKARQILIVFHRMECRRENLPIEHLDTSSKRYVDLKGDLVRTERHLLKEMGFICHVEHPHKFISNYIATLEIPPELRQEAWNLANDSLRTTLCVRFKSAVVACGVVYAAARRSQVPLPENPPWWKAFDADKSGIDEVCRVLAHLYSLPKAQYIPVCKEGGSFTTPANRSWDSPHQSASKDGQLAGTTTNEDTSTAKAPSTAVNAEAGKDELVKASLEKLKDTKKSDKDGKSTTNGGDSREEPQAKLSSDTRTETGGERIKERERDRERERTRGRDHDRGRDSDRERGRDERDDYERGRDKVRERVHRSRDKGKDSGRMEKSKHHSSRERDHHSSSYASKEKDRRKHHSYA; encoded by the exons ATGATTTATACGGCAATTGACACGTTTTATCTGTCAGAAGAACAGCTGAAGAGTTCACCATCTCGTAAAGATGGCATTGACGAGGCCACTGAAACTACACTTAGAATCTATGGTTGTGACCTCATACAAGAGAGCGGCATATTGCTTAAGCT ACCACAAGCTGTTATGGCCACTGGTCAAGTCCTATTTCATCGCTTCTACTGCAAGAAGTCATTTGCTCGGTTTAATGTGAAG AGGGTTGCAGCTAGTTGTCTCTGGCTTGCTACAAAACTTGAGGAGAGTCCTAGAAAAGCAAGGCAGATACTGATTGTCTTTCACAGGATGGAATGTAGGAGGGAGAACTTGCCAATAGAGCATTTGGACACATCCTCCAAG AGATATGTGGATCTGAAGGGAGATTTGGTCAGAACAGAAAGGCATCTTCTCAAAGAGATGGGTTTCATCTGTCATGTTGAGCACCCTCACAAATTCATATCAAATTACATTGCTACTCTGGAAATTCCCCCAGAACTCAGACAAGAAGCTTGGAATCTTGCAAACGACAG CTTGCGCACGACTTTGTGTGTGAGATTCAAGAGTGCAGTCGTGGCATGTGGTGTTGTATATGCTGCAGCCCGCAGGTCTCAAGTGCCATTACCTGAGAATCCTCCATGGTGGAAAGCATTTGATGCCGACAAATCTGGAATCGATGAGGTTTGTAGAGTTTTGGCGCATCTGTACAGCCTTCCAAAGGCCCAGTATATTCCTGTTTGTAAGGAAGGGGGTTCCTTTACCACACCTGCTAATCGATCATGGGATTCACCACATCAGTCAGCTTCGAAG GATGGTCAATTAGCAGGAACAACCACAAATGAAGACACCAGTACTGCAAAGGCGCCTTCCACTGCTGTCAATGCAGAAGCTGGTAAGGACGAACTGGTCAAAGCTTCTCTCGAAAAACTGAAGGATACAAAGAAAAGTGACAAGGATGGTAAAAGCACGACAAATGGCGGTGACTCAAGGGAGGAACCTCAGGCTAAACTGTCATCGGACACTAGGACAGAGACAGGTGGCGAAAGGATCaaggagagggagagagacaGGGAAAGGGAGAGAACCAGGGGCAGAGACCATGATAGAGGGCGGGATTCTGACAGAGAACGTGGACGGGATGAGAGGGATGACTATGAAAGGGGCAGAGACAAGGTTAGGGAGAGGGTTCATCGTTCAAGGGACAAAGGAAAAGATTCTG GACGCATGGAGAAGTCCAAACATCATTCTTCTCGAG AACGAGACCATCACAGCTCTTCTTATGCATCAAAAGAGAAGGATCGCCGCAAGCATCATTCATATGCTTGA
- the LOC125196965 gene encoding cyclin-L1-1 isoform X2, producing the protein MATGQVLFHRFYCKKSFARFNVKRVAASCLWLATKLEESPRKARQILIVFHRMECRRENLPIEHLDTSSKRYVDLKGDLVRTERHLLKEMGFICHVEHPHKFISNYIATLEIPPELRQEAWNLANDSLRTTLCVRFKSAVVACGVVYAAARRSQVPLPENPPWWKAFDADKSGIDEVCRVLAHLYSLPKAQYIPVCKEGGSFTTPANRSWDSPHQSASKDGQLAGTTTNEDTSTAKAPSTAVNAEAGKDELVKASLEKLKDTKKSDKDGKSTTNGGDSREEPQAKLSSDTRTETGGERIKERERDRERERTRGRDHDRGRDSDRERGRDERDDYERGRDKVRERVHRSRDKGKDSGRMEKSKHHSSRERDHHSSSYASKEKDRRKHHSYA; encoded by the exons ATGGCCACTGGTCAAGTCCTATTTCATCGCTTCTACTGCAAGAAGTCATTTGCTCGGTTTAATGTGAAG AGGGTTGCAGCTAGTTGTCTCTGGCTTGCTACAAAACTTGAGGAGAGTCCTAGAAAAGCAAGGCAGATACTGATTGTCTTTCACAGGATGGAATGTAGGAGGGAGAACTTGCCAATAGAGCATTTGGACACATCCTCCAAG AGATATGTGGATCTGAAGGGAGATTTGGTCAGAACAGAAAGGCATCTTCTCAAAGAGATGGGTTTCATCTGTCATGTTGAGCACCCTCACAAATTCATATCAAATTACATTGCTACTCTGGAAATTCCCCCAGAACTCAGACAAGAAGCTTGGAATCTTGCAAACGACAG CTTGCGCACGACTTTGTGTGTGAGATTCAAGAGTGCAGTCGTGGCATGTGGTGTTGTATATGCTGCAGCCCGCAGGTCTCAAGTGCCATTACCTGAGAATCCTCCATGGTGGAAAGCATTTGATGCCGACAAATCTGGAATCGATGAGGTTTGTAGAGTTTTGGCGCATCTGTACAGCCTTCCAAAGGCCCAGTATATTCCTGTTTGTAAGGAAGGGGGTTCCTTTACCACACCTGCTAATCGATCATGGGATTCACCACATCAGTCAGCTTCGAAG GATGGTCAATTAGCAGGAACAACCACAAATGAAGACACCAGTACTGCAAAGGCGCCTTCCACTGCTGTCAATGCAGAAGCTGGTAAGGACGAACTGGTCAAAGCTTCTCTCGAAAAACTGAAGGATACAAAGAAAAGTGACAAGGATGGTAAAAGCACGACAAATGGCGGTGACTCAAGGGAGGAACCTCAGGCTAAACTGTCATCGGACACTAGGACAGAGACAGGTGGCGAAAGGATCaaggagagggagagagacaGGGAAAGGGAGAGAACCAGGGGCAGAGACCATGATAGAGGGCGGGATTCTGACAGAGAACGTGGACGGGATGAGAGGGATGACTATGAAAGGGGCAGAGACAAGGTTAGGGAGAGGGTTCATCGTTCAAGGGACAAAGGAAAAGATTCTG GACGCATGGAGAAGTCCAAACATCATTCTTCTCGAG AACGAGACCATCACAGCTCTTCTTATGCATCAAAAGAGAAGGATCGCCGCAAGCATCATTCATATGCTTGA
- the LOC125196222 gene encoding uncharacterized protein LOC125196222, giving the protein MDCNKDEAIRAKEIAEKKMQSHDFEGARKIALKGKNLYPELENIAQMLSICDVHCSAEKRIVGSERDWYGVLQVEKSADEATIKKQYRRLALMLHPDKNRFPGAEGAFKLICEANALLSDPAKKSVYDRKINAWSRSTIPPNHQTNRSSQFNSQYGVQNKNTSNGFSSLNQHHNTPTTEFWTQCPYCKVNYKHPRKFVNTRLMCLKCSKPFVAYVIPAPQVSSGKLGNQGSQQFPSKPDVHQAAAKASSVPQSGSQGAAENLKTNAGPVQKESKNAKTNAAQAQSARKSSRSRQHVSYMEADEDNDSRPLKRPRASTETDAKEHKDAGDSKHVNQNSFPTVPESSKFGNKETGAAHSKESLKDNNEGFNKKADIRGVTGGRSGVPADPVKVESSDLDTEYMECPDPEFSDFEKMRDENQFRVNQFWACYDTLDSMPRFYAKVRKVCSSPFELHITWLEAVPIHDSFKGWVEAELPVGCGSFKIGKTDKISGCLSLSHQVHCEKGKKRGSFFLYPRKGEVWALLRDWDISWSSDPKNHEKIRYEIVEVLSDFAEGIGIEVVHLEKVNGFVSLFRRREQNVINSFLIDPKELYKFSHFVPSFKMTGMEREGVPIGSFELDPASLPLNPEDLYFPGKAKVEHRDENPSVESSLPKCAEENGKSSKSGRFCSPHKTLDSKGPTGKNLRRSPRGGNFMKQSTK; this is encoded by the coding sequence ATGGACTGCAACAAAGATGAGGCTATCAGGGCCAAGGAAATCGCTGAAAAGAAGATGCAGAGTCACGACTTTGAAGGTGCCCGAAAGATTgctttaaaaggaaaaaacctCTACCCTGAACTTGAAAATATTGCCCAGATGCTGAGCATCTGTGATGTGCATTGCTCAGCTGAAAAAAGGATTGTAGGATCCGAAAGGGATTGGTATGGAGTCCTTCAAGTTGAAAAGTCGGCTGATGAGGCAACAATCAAAAAACAATATCGCCGGCTAGCACTTATGCTCCATCCTGATAAGAATCGATTTCCTGGTGCGGAGGGGGCTTTTAAGTTGATTTGTGAAGCAAATGCATTGCTTTCAGATCCAGCAAAAAAATCTGTATATGACAGAAAGATAAACGCCTGGTCCAGATCCACAATCCCTCCAAATCATCAGACGAACAGAAGTTCTCAGTTCAATAGCCAATATGGtgttcaaaacaaaaacacgTCTAATGGTTTCAGTAGCCTGAATCAACATCATAATACTCCCACTACTGAGTTCTGGACACAATGCCCTTACTGCAAAGTAAACTACAAGCATCCCAGAAAATTTGTGAACACGCGTTTGATGTGCCTTAAATGCTCTAAGCCATTTGTTGCATATGTAATCCCTGCTCCACAAGTTTCCTCAGGCAAGTTGGGTAACCAAGGTTCTCAGCAGTTTCCATCAAAACCTGATGTACACCAAGCTGCTGCTAAAGCGTCTTCAGTGCCCCAATCTGGATCACAAGGGGCTGCTGAGAATTTAAAGACCAACGCTGGTCCAGTTCAGAAGGAATCTAAAAATGCCAAGACCAATGCTGCTCAAGCTCAATCTGCACGTAAGTCATCACGGAGCAGGCAGCATGTGTCATATATGGAAGCTGATGAAGATAATGATTCTAGACCTCTCAAGAGACCTCGCGCAAGCACAGAGACAGATGCTAAGGAGCATAAGGATGCTGGAGACTCAAAGCATGTTAATCAAAATAGTTTCCCCACCGTTCCAGAATCTTCTAAGTTTGGAAACAAAGAGACAGGAGCTGCTCATTCCAAAGAAAGTTTGAAGGACAACAATGagggttttaataaaaaagctGATATCAGAGGGGTAACTGGTGGTAGGTCTGGTGTTCCTGCTGACCCAGTTAAAGTTGAAAGCTCTGACCTAGACACAGAATATATGGAGTGTCCTGACCCAGAATTTAGTGATTTTGAGAAGATGCGTGATGAAAACCAGTTTCGTGTCAATCAGTTTTGGGCTTGTTATGATACATTAGATAGCATGCCAAGATTCTACGCCAAGGTGAGGAAGGTATGTTCTTCTCCGTTTGAATTGCATATTACATGGCTGGAAGCTGTTCCTATACATGATTCTTTTAAAGGGTGGGTAGAGGCGGAGTTGCCTGTTGGTTGTGGAAGTTTTAAGATTGGCAAAACTGACAAAATATCTGGATGCTTGTCACTCTCTCATCAAGTGCATTgtgaaaaagggaaaaagagaGGTTCCTTTTTCTTATACCCAAGAAAAGGGGAGGTTTGGGCTCTTCTGAGAGACTGGGACATCAGTTGGAGTTCTGACCCCAAGAATCATGAGAAAATCAGATATGAAATTGTTGAGGTTCTCTCGGATTTTGCTGAAGGTATTGGCATAGAAGTTGTCCACTTGGAGAAGGTCAATGGATTTGTGAGCCTCTTCCGGAGGCGTGAGCAAAATGtaatcaattcatttttaatagacCCGAAAGAGCTGTACAAGTTCTCACACTTTGTTCCCAGTTTCAAAATGACAGGCATGGAAAGAGAAGGAGTGCCGATAGGTTCCTTTGAACTTGATCCTGCTTCTTTGCCTCTTAATCCCGAGGACTTGTATTTCCCTGGGAAAGCAAAGGTCGAACATAGAGATGAAAATCCTAGTGTTGAGAGCTCACTGCCGAAATGTGCTGAGGAAAACGGTAAATCTTCTAAGTCAGGGAGATTCTGTAGTCCTCATAAGACTCTGGATTCGAAAGGGCCTACAGGGAAGAACCTCCGGCGATCGCCTCGGGGAGGGAATTTTATGAAGCAAAGCACGAAATGA